The Mycolicibacterium aichiense region GCCTCGGCGGCCGGCCGCGCGGCCTCGTACTCGGCGACCGAGCCGAACGCGCTGCCCTGCACGCGACGGCCTGCGTCACGCAGCAGACCCTCCCGACGAGCGACCTCACCGCGCAGCGTGTCGGCGAAGCGATCGGCCAGTGACTTCTTCTCCGCCATGTTGGAGATGACGGCAACCACCTGCGGGAAGTTGCGGAAGATGTCGGCGCCGGCCTCACCCTTGAAGTCCACGTAGATCACGATGAGCCGATCGGCCGAGTGAGTCGTCAACAACGACAACAGGATCGACATCAACATCTGTGACTTGCCGGAACCCGTCATGCCGATCATCAGACCGTGTGGACCCATCCCACCTTCGGCCTCGTCTTTGAGATCGAAGTACAGCGGCACACCGGTCGCGGTGACACCGATCGGCACGCGCAGCTCCTCATCGCGAAGCCGCGGTGCCCACACGTCCGCGATGTCGAGCGCCGACGCATCCGGTATGCCCATCAATGTGGTGAAGCTCGCACCCCTGGTGGCCGGCGAGCGAAGGCCGGCATGAGTGGGGTTGGAGTCCCATCGCGCCAGGCCGCGCGCCAGATGCACGGCGTCGGCAGATGACAACTGATCGGCGTGGGCGACATAGGTCTGCCAGCCATCGCTCTCCCAACGCTCGATCTTCCCGCCGGCAACCCGCAAGATCGGCCGCTCCGGATCGGCGTACTGCCCCGGTCGCGGCCCGGAGTGGGCTGCGGCCGTATAGATCACCGTGACGCCGGCCCAACCGGTGGCGAGCACCGAATCCTCCGGCGTGTGGCCCGGATCGTCGACAACCAACAGCAGATGTCGAAGCGGATCGTCGCCGTCGACGCCGAACAGCGGGCGATTGGCAAGTGCGGGCCCGATAGCCGCGATCAGGTCGTCGGTGTTTGCCGCCAGGTACCGAGCGGGTCCGCAGCCATCGAGCTGCCCGGGAATATCGCTGTGCGGCAGCCATTTCAGCCAGTTCCAGGCAGGTGATTCCAGGTCGGGGCTGGCCAGCGCGACACCCAGGGACGCCGCGTCATGCCAGGTGACGGCCTGAGCGAGCCAAGCCCGCAGCGCGCCCCTGACCTCGTCGGCGTCGCCGTGGACGGTGATCCGCGACACCGCCGTCACGTCGATTCCCCGAGGGGCGTCACGAACGGTGCGCTGCGTGCCGAGCAGGGCACGTAACGCGCTGTGTGACACCGGCTCCAGGTCGACCTCGTCAGCGGTGTCCTTGACCCGCAGCGTGGTGGCCAGCGGCACGTCGTGCCGCCCGGCCCGCAGCACCAAGAAGTCGGGGTCGTGCGGGTCACGCTCCCACTGCCGGCGCGAACCAGGGATGACGGTCAGGGCCGAGGGGTCGGGGTGCGACCACAACAGCGCATTGCGTTGTGCGACGGCCTCGGCGCGCACGTTGTCCCGGATGACCGAGAGGTAGCGCAGGTAGTCGGCGCGTTCGGCGTCGACCTCCTCGGTGCGCATCTTGTTGTCGCTTCCCCGGTACAGGGCGGTGGCGGCGAGCAGCAGGACGAACGGGAAGAACAGCGTCTGAGCCGAGATGAGCTTCATCCCGGTGGCCACCATCGCGACGATCATGCCGACGATCAGGATGACGATCAGGAACGGCAGCGCGCGGCGAAGCAGCGACGCGGGCACCACGCGCGGCAGCTCGGGGGGCGGCTCGATGACGATCGCCCCCGTGCTGGTTGGGGGGGCCGGCAACCGCCGTCCGGCCTCGAAGATCAGGCGGCTCATCGGTTCTCCTGCTGGACTACGGGCCGGACGGCGTCATATGCGACGAGAGCGTCGGCTTGGGACAAGGCCGGACCTGGGGCGAAAAGTGTCAGCACCGACCACGGGATCGGCATTGGCGGTTCAGACAGACCCAGTGCGGCGACGGTCTTTTCACCTGCTTTGGGATCGCCGCCGATTCCGTACCGGACGCCGGTGTCGGACACCCAGAACAGTGATCCCGCCGGTGGCGACGCCGGCTGCTGGCCGACGGTTTGGACAAAGTAGCCGCGCCCGGGCGGCAGCACGACTCTGGTCGCTGTGCCGGGATCGGTGCCGCCGACGAGGTCGACCGATTGCGTTCCGCCCGCGACCGGCAGGACCGATCCGGACAGCAATATCGTCGAACTTGTTGCGGCACCGTCGATCTTGGACCACTGCGCGCAGGTCACCGGCTCGGTCGTGGCGTCGACCAGCTTGATCGGCGCGGACGGGAAGGCCGACACATCGAGCATCGACGAGACCGGCAGGCGGGCGATGTCGTCGGCGCCGAGTTGCGGCGGCTGCGCCAGCCCGTAGGAGTTGGCGTTGCGCAACGCCGCCGCCAAGACCGTGCTGATCGGCTGAAGCCCGTCCGGCAGCACCGCATAGTTCAGCGGGGTGCCGTCGTTGCGGTAGGCGATCACCACCGCGCCGATCGGGGCGGGCGCAGGAAGCGGATAACCGGCCGGCGAACCTGCCTCGGGGATCTGCGGGATCCGCAGTGCCGGCGCCTCCGGGATCGCATTGAACAGACCTGGCGCAATGGACCGCGGGGTGGGGGTTGCGGCGGGCAAGCCGAGCGCGTCGGTGACGGCGCGGTCGGCGAGGTCGATGGCGCTGCGCCGGCCGTCCCAGAGCAGCCAGGTCCCGTCTGAGCCGCCGACCAGCACGCCCCTGCCCTCGCCCAGCTTGCCGGCGCGGGCACCGCCGCGTTCCACCTGTCCGGCGATCACGGTGACCCCGGACTGATCCGATCCGGCGGTGGTGTCACACACCGCCCAGTGTGCGTCGCGAGAGGTGTTCTGCACCATGCGTTCCGGAGCACCGGGGATGCCGATCAGGCTGCCTCGGGCGAACTTGTCCAGCTGCTCACCGCTGACCGTGGTGGGATCCACCGCCCGCCCCACGGCGAGTCGCGCGGACGTCAGGTT contains the following coding sequences:
- the eccB gene encoding type VII secretion protein EccB, with amino-acid sequence MSDERRSFSSRTPANDNAEQVTYRRGFITRHQVTGWRFVMRRIASGLALHDTRMLVDPLRSQSRAVLMGVLLVVTALLGCFVFSVLRPGGVPGSDPVLADRSTAALYVRLGDRLHPVLNLTSARLAVGRAVDPTTVSGEQLDKFARGSLIGIPGAPERMVQNTSRDAHWAVCDTTAGSDQSGVTVIAGQVERGGARAGKLGEGRGVLVGGSDGTWLLWDGRRSAIDLADRAVTDALGLPAATPTPRSIAPGLFNAIPEAPALRIPQIPEAGSPAGYPLPAPAPIGAVVIAYRNDGTPLNYAVLPDGLQPISTVLAAALRNANSYGLAQPPQLGADDIARLPVSSMLDVSAFPSAPIKLVDATTEPVTCAQWSKIDGAATSSTILLSGSVLPVAGGTQSVDLVGGTDPGTATRVVLPPGRGYFVQTVGQQPASPPAGSLFWVSDTGVRYGIGGDPKAGEKTVAALGLSEPPMPIPWSVLTLFAPGPALSQADALVAYDAVRPVVQQENR